The genome window CGATGAGATACTTGGGCATCCTGTAATGCTTAACTCTCTATCATAGCGCTGCCCCTGAGAGACGGCCGAGGCTCTACGGCGTTTTTCTTGGCCTTATGCAGTTAGCCCCTCCATACTTGGCCCTTTTCGAGACATTAAGTATCTAAGAACTTGGCAAACCCTCCCCTTAAAAGCTAGCTGTCAATGAGGATGAACCAACCCACTTAAATACACTAAGCTAGAGCTATTATTATAGAAACAGACAGTATGAAAGCAAGTTATTTGATTTTGTATTTCTTGCTTTCGTCCTCTGCACCAAGATATTAACCAATGAGCAGAGGATTATATAAAAGGCTATTCTATCTTTGACATCTGTTACCTCAATTGACAAAGAGATTATAGAGCTGATAAGGTTAGAGCAATGGTGGAGGGGAGCTACCTCATGTGCTTTAAAGATTCTCCTCCACTGATCACGAATGTTTCTAACAGAAAATGATAGCCATAAGATTTCTTTCTTCAACTTATAAGTTATGCCTCCATTTGGAATATATTTACTATTTCAAGGTTTCTTCTGATCATTCTTAACCATTTTGTTATTGAGATATGTAACTCAACTTCTGAGCACATTACCATGCTTTATTTCTCCTGTAAATATATCAATCATTTACATACAAAATGATACTTCTATGCACTTCCATATACATCACTTTGATTAACTTTCTAGTTTTAGCTAAACCTATTCAAGCAATATAACCTACATATGCTTAACCACCTAACTACTAGTTAATGGTGATTCCTATCAAATCACTGAAAGTCATCAATGCTCTCAAGTATATGATAGCCATCAATTGCTAAGGTGCATTTTTTTCCATTGATATTCAGTGTATAAAAGTTGACATCTTACTATGCATTAACAGTGCAAATATGCACAGAAAGCCAATTCAATGAAGTTTTTTCTAGGTAAAAAAATAGAGATACCATAAACAATGGTATACTACAGTGTCAAATGTAAGTTTTCATGCACTTGAAAAACaataagaatatgaaattatGAGATTTCTTTTGTGTGGAAGTTACTTTTCTCTTCTGATCACTTCTTCCATGGTTTGAAAACAGCGAGAACTATAAAGATGGCAATGAGCAGGATCAATACAATGGCGATCATCATGCATTTTCTTGACTTCTTTTGCAGGCTCTTTGCAATGTGGAGAGAGTCGTTACCCGATTTCACATGATCAGTTGCATTTACCACCTGGTTATATCAGAATATCATTTTGTCAACACAAAATGATTACCAGAATGAAATAATAAAAGGAACTGGTGTAATATATCAAACAAACTAATAATTCACAAATATAAATAGCTGATATGACTATATATAAGTTTTTTATTTGACTATATTAAGTTTGATGGTAGGAAAAGAAACTGATTTTATAAGCAACTAGTTAAAAACCTGTCAAAATGGTTTATAATAAACAAGTTTCAGAGGATGATTTCTGCAAAATAAATTGACTATTTCCTGCCAAAAATAATGTTGTAAATATGTAAAAGAAACAATAGATAGACTGTCACTGATTATGCAATACATGTAGGATTATTCAAATGGTATCACCAAGAACTTCAATGGTTCTCATATTGGGTTACTTAAAATGCACTTACTTTCAATTTATCCTTTCAACAAAACTAACTTTCAATTTATCCTTTCAACAAAACTAATGGAAACCAGAACAGATAGttgaaaatatttgtatcaaattGTATATTGAAACATAAAACTAAAATGAACCAGAAAATCAAATGGATTCCACTCAATCATATAAGACTCACATGAACTTCAACTATTTTGTTATCTTTTTTCCATTTCTAATGGGCTGATAATCAAAAGTTTTTTTATAACACTCAAACATAATCACATATACACTGTCAATGTAGTGTAAAACACAAAAATAGAACATGAGAAGTTCAAATCctcttcatttttattttattttaaaaatgaacaaaagtctttatttttctttaattccacCTAATTTAAGTGAAATGACAAAATAATCCATATAACTTTTACAATTTTATATCTCTTTGAATAATTGAAAGCAACTCGTTAGATGATCACACACTAGAGCTAATAGTTATAAATAacacatttttttatataaaacaagAAATATGTTGATAAGCAAATGAAATTTATTTGAAAACAGTACACTGATGATGCACAACATCCTACAAACAGATGGCAGCGTATGAAGAACATTGAAGTTGTAGGCGtggttaaaaaaaaaatcagaagtaAAACTTATCAAAGAACCAAATATGTCACTGCATATTTGGAACTACAAtgtatttttcaaaatcacaGGAGCTCACCGTGATTCTGTCAAAGTCACTGCGAATCCAAACATACACTAAAAAGTGAGTTGTTTTTAACTACATATCGAACTTAGAATGGCCTTATAAAGAGGAACAAAATCGAAGAAACGGGCTTTAGAAGAAAAATAGAAATGCAATATTTGTCACAAGCAAATGGCAGCAAAACCAGCTTTAGAATGGTACAATACACAATGTAATAAGAGGCCTAATAAACATTTGTGGGCTACAAAGAATAAGAATTTCATAATGTGAGACACACCGATGTATTACTAAGTCAGAAGACAACCACACCACACAAATCAAGCAtgatacaaaaacaaaaaaaagtctTATAAAATCCTGTTCTATGATGCTCCCGCCGACACATGCAAATGCTTTCGCAACCAACCAAGCCAACACAACTCATATATATATGGACAACGGACAAAGGGACTCAGACTCAAGCGCCCTTGTTATTCTTCCAAGGTTTGATAACACCGACAACTATGATAGCTACTATTATTAACAGGATGATGATGGCAATGCACATCCATTTTCGAGAATTCTTCTGGAGTTTCTTAGCACTTTGAAGTGCCGTTGTCCCTCTCTGGACATGATCTACTGCATTGTTGACCTGAACAAGCCTCTTATTAACGCAAATTGAACTAAACATGCGCTGCATTCTACATACAAACATATATATACAGAAAAATCAAGGATGCGAGAACACGAACAAACCTGGCTTTCAATGTTGTCTAAAATTTCTCCTTGAGCATCAACTAAGACCGCCATGTCCAGGTAAATCTGAGAAATAATAACATAGGATTAGACATACTCACTATTACTACTATCGTTGTCGACCGaataaatattgaaaaatatgTTCTTGCAAGTAAGTAAACCTGATGTAAATCAAGAAGTTTTTTCTCAATTTCTTTCACAGCATCGTGTCTCTCCTGAATTTCTTCTACTGTGTTCACTACCTGCAACGACCCAAATTTTCCGAATCAAGCTTTTACTTTAAGAAGTTTTGATTTTCCACACAAGCAATGACAAATAAAGAACCACAAATCAAGTACCTGTCCTCGGCCGGCTTCAAGAATTGCTTGTTGGAAGATTTGCTCGCTGTTTCCAGTTTCTATCAGGTGGTCAATCGTCTAACACAATCATTAAAAAACCAGTTACACCAAAACTAAGATTTATCCGATATCTCATCTGAAGTAACGAATTCATGAATCAAACTCACCTCATCATCTGGCCTAGATCCCGTGACTGTAGAGTCAAGTCAAACAATCACAAAGTTAAAAACACAAGGACATGATGACTATAGTACTATTGTGAGTAACACGGCTAACTACATCAAGGGGGCTAAAATGTTCAAACCTGTAATAACTCTTCTCTCCACAACCTCACGATATTCATCTTGTATTCTTTGTCTGAGAGTCTGCAACATAAACATTGATGAGAAGATAGACATAAATATGGAAAAACAGCTTCTAGCGATAGGTGGTTCGGATTATAAAATACCTGAAACTCTGTCATGAGATCCCTGAATTTCTTAGTCAAGGAACTGCGATTGCAAGGAAAAGTAGATATTTCAGCTTCTCGCGATGTTTTATCAAGTAAGCTAATAAATATATGTACTATAAATTTACTTTGTCATATTCATCCTTGCTCTATCGATACCAGTTCCCTTCTCACAGCCAGGCTTTTGTCTATTGTTTAGATTCTGCACACAAAAAACATTCCGATTAAATAACTCCTTTACGGTTTACGCATCTGAAATTTATTTAACATACTGACATATACTAAAAAATATCCATCTGGCATCCCCTTACTTCTCTGTTGATAGCTTCGATTTTCGCTTTGACACCATATGCAATCTTCCCAACTTCATCGATATCTTTTTCCATCCTCTTCTTTATAGCTGAGAATGATGTAAAAGGT of Vicia villosa cultivar HV-30 ecotype Madison, WI unplaced genomic scaffold, Vvil1.0 ctg.000506F_1_1, whole genome shotgun sequence contains these proteins:
- the LOC131629057 gene encoding syntaxin-132-like isoform X2; the encoded protein is MNDLLTDSFVSEATNGQPSRHGDIEMGMQGPGSNSDMGMDAFNKQIQDADKQIEKLSVLLQKLKEANEESKAVTKASAMKAIKKRMEKDIDEVGKIAYGVKAKIEAINRENLNNRQKPGCEKGTGIDRARMNMTNSLTKKFRDLMTEFQTLRQRIQDEYREVVERRVITVTGSRPDDETIDHLIETGNSEQIFQQAILEAGRGQVVNTVEEIQERHDAVKEIEKKLLDLHQIYLDMAVLVDAQGEILDNIESQVVNATDHVKSGNDSLHIAKSLQKKSRKCMMIAIVLILLIAIFIVLAVFKPWKK
- the LOC131629057 gene encoding syntaxin-132-like isoform X1, which codes for MNDLLTDSFVSEATNGQPSRHGDIEMGMQGPGSNSDMGMDAFNKQIQDADKQIEKLSVLLQKLKEANEESKAVTKASAMKAIKKRMEKDIDEVGKIAYGVKAKIEAINRENLNNRQKPGCEKGTGIDRARMNMTNSLTKKFRDLMTEFQTLRQRIQDEYREVVERRVITVTGSRPDDETIDHLIETGNSEQIFQQAILEAGRGQVVNTVEEIQERHDAVKEIEKKLLDLHQIYLDMAVLVDAQGEILDNIESQVNNAVDHVQRGTTALQSAKKLQKNSRKWMCIAIIILLIIVAIIVVGVIKPWKNNKGA